One Silurus meridionalis isolate SWU-2019-XX chromosome 10, ASM1480568v1, whole genome shotgun sequence genomic window carries:
- the LOC124392003 gene encoding hepatic triacylglycerol lipase yields the protein MFVHPSLLGNNIDVGVTGAMMKAVTTISFFLLIHIEAVKSKGNSTDHVGELEMDNEVKVPPVVNSTFHMHLQGSLLEDTCVIKPFQSDTLDTCSYNTSSPLIIIIHGWTMSGKMEEWIFSLALALKTRLERVNILIIDWRPLAFQPYPTAAKNARQVGLDVANLLKWLEETTQLSMDKVHLIGYSLGAHVAGFAGSHFTKAKKLGRITGLDPAGPNFEGVPASDRLSPDDGKFVDVIHTFAKSSIGLAVGIKQTVGHVDFYPNGGYFQPGCHMSDIYNNVYKYGLEGVPKTIKCAHQRAVHLFIDSLLNTDQQMTAYRCRTDHAFDQGLCLDCKKNRCNTLGYGARKVYNGDYSKGLYLKTGTQTPFKVYHYQIKVMVLNLIEQDKASISIALSGSEGESPHIPITLSLEHPENKTYSTLLAVGLGLGELQAVHLRLTGVEDWSNWWRRIMNRNGDSNDTELIVAKIRLKCGESQEKTWFCDQTAAVTHLKPAKEHKFVRCQHSKKKKRSSRNLQDNIHSQGFPISPRQTKTEESETG from the exons ATGTTTGTACATCCCTCGCTTCTCGGTAATAACATTGACGTTGGAGTTACTGGAGCAATGATGAAGGCTGTTACTACAATCTCGTTTTTCCTCTTAATCCATATTGAGGCAGTGAAATCCAAAGGAAACTCTACAG ATCATGTTGGGGAGCTTGAGATGGATAATGAAGTGAAGGTGCCACCGGTGGTCAATTCGACTTTTCACATGCATTTACAAGGCAGCCTGTTAGAAGATACCTGTGTtatcaaaccatttcaatcagACACCCTGGACACGTGCAGCTACAACACAAGCAGCCCTctaatcattattattcatgGCTGGACG ATGAGTggaaaaatggaggaatggaTATTTAGTCTTGCCTTAGCCCTTAAAACCAGGCTAGAGCGGGTGAACATTCTGATCATTGACTGGAGACCTCTAGCTTTCCAGCCATACCCAACTGCAGCTAAGAATGCCAGGCAGGTGGGCTTGGATGTGGCAAATCTCCTGAAGTGGCTCGAG GAAACCACTCAGCTCTCCATGGATAAGGTGCACCTGATTGGCTACAGTTTAGGAGCACATGTGGCTGGATTTGCAGGAAGCCATTTTACAAAAGCCAAAAAGCTGGGCCGCATAACAG GGTTGGATCCTGCAGGTCCCAATTTTGAGGGCGTTCCTGCTTCGGACAGGCTGTCACCTGATGACGGCAAGTTCGTAGATGTTATCCACACCTTTGCTAAATCCAGCATCGGGCTGGCGGTGGGAATCAAGCAAACGGTTGGACACGTCGACTTCTACCCAAACGGAGGCTACTTCCAGCCTGGCTGTCATATGTCAGACATATACAACAATGTTTACAAATACGGCCTGGAAG GTGTCCCAAAGACTATTAAATGTGCTCACCAGCGAGCCGTCCACCTCTTCATTGACTCCCTGTTGAACACCGACCAACAGATGACTGCTTACCGCTGTCGGACTGACCATGCGTTTGACCAAGGCCTGTGTTTAGACTGCAAAAAGAATCGCTGTAATACTCTGGGTTATGGGGCGAGAAAAGTATACAATGGAGATTACAGCAAAGGCCTCTACCTGAAGACTGGTACCCAAACACCATTTAAAG TGTATCACTACCAGATTAAGGTCATGGTGTTGAACCTGATCGAGCAGGACAAAGCTTCTATCTCCATTGCTCTTAGCGGAAGTGAAGGAGAGAGCCCGCATATTCCTATTACTCT GTCCCTGGAGCATCCTGAGAACAAGACGTATTCCACTCTGCTTGCAGTGGGCTTGGGGCTGGGTGAGCTGCAAGCGGTGCATCTACGCCTGACAGGAGTGGAGGACTGGAGCAACTGGTGGAGACGAATCATGAACCGCAATGGAGACTCGAACGACACAGAGCTCATTGTGGCCAAAATCCGACTCAAATGCGGCGAGAGCCAAGAGAA GACATGGTTTTGTGATCAAACAGCAGCTGTAACACACCTTAAACCTGCAAAAGAACACAAGTTTGTTCGTTGTCAACAttctaaaaagaagaaaagaagcagCAGAAATCTTCAAGACAACATCCATAGTCAAGGATTTCCCATATCACCACGTCAGACTAAAACAGAGGAATCGGAAACaggatga
- the LOC124392002 gene encoding disintegrin and metalloproteinase domain-containing protein 10-like — translation MNLRGMTVIKLLCLLCALKSSQGYYGNPLNKYIRHYEGLSYDTDLVHSRHQRAKRAISHEDHFLHMEFHSHGRHFHLRMRRDTRLFSEDFKLDVSGEEIDYDTSHIYTGELYGEQGSVTHGSVIDGKFEGFINTNQGTYYVEPAERYLGDNMPFHSVIYHEDDIDYPHKYGPQGGCADHSVFQRMKKYQMSAVEEPVQNAEVESEKESSDDHVLQRKKRMAQIEKNTCQLFIQTDHLFFKHYKTREAVIAQISSHVKAIDAIYQGTDFLGIRNISFMVKRIRINTTNDERDRSNPFRFANIGVEKFLELNSEQNHDDYCLAYVFTDRDFDDGVLGLAWVGAPSGSSGGICEKSKLYSDGKRKSLNTGIITVQNYASHVPPKVSHITFAHEVGHNFGSPHDSGSECTPGESKSQDKKEKGNYIMYARATSGDKLNNNKFSVCSIRNISQVLEKKRGNCFVESGQPICGNGLVEPGEECDCGYSDQCKDLCCYDANQPDNKKCKLKPNKVCSPSQGPCCTFECTYKSRNEKCRDESECAHQGMCNGASAQCPTSEPKANFTACHNETQVCLNGGCSGSICEKYGLEVCTCASGDGKNETELCHVCCMEKMNPSTCSSTGSERLAQFFNRKVTTLQAGSPCNDFKGYCDVFKKCRLVDADGPLARLKKAIFNPELYENIAEWIVIYWWAVLLMGIALIMLMAGFIKICSVHTPSSNPKLPPPKPLPGTLKRRRAQHASQQQQQQQQQQQQHQHHHHHHHNQNQHPHAHGHQNQRPSQRQPQPPRHHRQQRENYQMGQMRR, via the exons GTTACTATGGCAACCCTCTGAACAAGTACATTCGCCACTATGAGGGACTGTCCTACGACACAGACTTGGTGCACAGCAGACATCAGAGAGCCAAGCGAGCGATCTCGCACGAGGACCACTTCCTTCACATGGAGTTCCACTCGCATGGAag GCATTTTCACCTAAGGATGAGAAGGGACACGAGACTCTTCTCCGAGGATTTTAAACTGGACGTGTCTGGAGAAGAAATTGACTATGACACTTCACATATCTATACTGGGGAGCTCTATG GTGAGCAGGGCAGTGTAACTCACGGCTCTGTCATTGATGGTAAATTTGAGGGCTTTATAAACACAAATCAAGGTACCTATTATGTGGAGCCTGCCGAGCGCTATTTGGGGGACAATATGCCGTTTCACTCGGTCATCTACCACGAAGATGATATTG ACTATCCTCATAAGTACGGGCCTCAGGGTGGCTGTGCAGACCACTCAGTGTTTCAGAGGATGAAGAAATATCAGATGTCTGCTGTGGAAGAGCCTGTCCAG AATGCAGAAGTTGAATCAGAGAAAGAGTCATCTGATGATCATgtgttgcaaagaaaaaaaagaatggcacAGATAGAAAAGAATACTTGCCAGCTGTTCATCCAGACTGACCACCTCTTCTTCAAACACTACAAAACAAGAGAGGCTGTCATTGCTCAG ATTTCCAGCCACGTTAAGGCGATCGATGCAATCTACCAGGGTACAGATTTTCTGGGTATACGCAACATCAGTTTCATGGTCAAGAGAATTAGG ATCAACACAACTAATGACGAGCGAGACAGGTCAAACCCATTCCGTTTTGCAAACATTGGTGTGGAGAAATTTCTGGAGCTGAACTCTGAGCAAAACCATGACGATTATTGTCTAGCATATGTCTTCACTGACCGAGATTTTGACGATGGTGTGTTGGGACTTGCTTGGGTGGGAGCACCCTCAG GGAGCTCTGGAGGTATCTGTGAAAAGAGCAAGCTGTATTCTGATGGAAAGAGGAAGTCACTGAACACTGGGATTATAACGGTGCAGAACTATGCATCACACGTGCCTCCAAAGGTCTCCCATATAACCTTCGCCCATGAAGTGGGACACAACTTTGGATCTCCA cACGATTCGGGCTCCGAATGCACTCCAGGCGAGTCGAAGAGCCAGGACAAGAAGGAGAAAGGCAACTATATAATGTATGCCAGAGCCACGTCAGGAGACAAGCTCAACAACAACAAGTTCTCGGTGTGCAGTATTCGCAACATCAGCCAGGTGCTGGAGAAGAAAAGAGGCAACTGCTTTGTGG AGTCTGGCCAACCAATCTGTGGTAACGGCCTGGTCGAACCCGGAGAGGAGTGTGACTGTGGGTACAGCGACCAGTGCAAAGATCTTTGCTGCTATGACGCTAACCAGCCAGACAACAAGAAGTGTAAACTCAAACCTAATAAAGTCTGCAG TCCCAGCCAAGGTCCATGCTGCACGTTTGAGTGCACGTACAAGAGCCGGAACGAGAAGTGTCGCGATGAGTCCGAGTGCGCCCATCAGGGCATGTGTAATGGAGCATCCGCCCAGTGCCCCACCTCTGAGCCCAAAGCCAACTTCACCGCCTGCCATAATGAAACTCAAGTCTGCCTTAACGGG gGCTGTTCTGGCTCGATCTGTGAGAAATATGGCCTGGAAGTGTGTACCTGTGCTAGTGGGGATGGCAAGAATGAGACGGAGCTCTGCCATGTTTGCTGCATGGAAAAAA TGAACCCCAGCACATGCAGCAGTACGGGCTCTGAGCGCCTGGCCCAGTTCTTCAATAGGAAGGTGACAACGCTGCAGGCTGGTTCTCCCTGCAACGACTTTAAAGGATACTGTGACGTTTTCAAGAAGTGCAGGCTGGTAGATGCTGATGGGCCATTGGCCAGACTGAAAAAAGCAATCTTCAATCCCGAGCTCTATGAGAACATTGCTGAGTGGATAGTG ATTTACTGGTGGGCAGTGCTTCTGATGGGTATCGCCTTGATCATGCTCATGGCTGGATTCATCAAGATTTGCAGTGTGCATACACCCAGTAGTAACCCCAAACTACCACCACCTAAACCTCTACCAG GCACTCTGAAAAGAAGACGAGCCCAACATGCTagccaacaacaacaacagcagcagcagcagcagcagcagcatcagcatcaccaccaccaccaccacaaccagaACCAGCACCCTCATGCGCATGGCCATCAGAACCAGCGTCCTTCCCAGCGTCAGCCTCAGCCCCCACGCCACCACCGCCAACAGCGTGAGAATTACCAGATGGGCCAGATGAGACGCTGA